One window of the Choristoneura fumiferana chromosome 18, NRCan_CFum_1, whole genome shotgun sequence genome contains the following:
- the mRF1 gene encoding mitochondrial translation release factor 1, producing the protein MLLSKVFGLRSLAKFERYSLLFRQCYSSENTVKLSDPAVQKYLSHLMVEHENLLVKTRRSDEEVRRLRAIKPIVNVLEQRIALYDSIESLRELNKKEGDDDEIKKMIKEEAEIYLSRLKQIDSDLQAVLLQPYLSDGGILLEVTAGAGGQEAMLFARELFDLYDSYAKYKDWDVNIASIEKSDIGGLRKGSMLISGIGVPELMRVEAGVHRVQRIPSTEKGGRIHTSTVSVAVLPQPTEVELDIPERDISIETKRASGAGGQHVNTTDSAVRITHLPTGTVVDCQEGRSQIKNKEIAMQKLRTLLLQKQLEEQSSKVNAERKSQIGSSNRNEKIRTYNYPQDRVTEHRQGGGTVHSLKTFMEGGEQLEQLQESLLREHQYQTVMDDIEDFIKKYENAGTN; encoded by the exons ATGTTGCTTTCAAAGGTTTTTGGTTTGAGATCGTTGGCTAAATTCGAAAGATATTCTCTCCTATTCCGTCAATGTTATTCTTCTGAAAATACTGTGAAGTTATCTGATCCAGCGGTGCAGAAGTATCTTAGTCATTTGATGGTTGAACATGAAAACTTGCTCGTGAAGACACGTCGCTCCGACGAAGAAGTTAGACGCCTTAGAGCTATCAAACCCATTGTAAACGTGCTTGAGCAAAGAATAGCTTTATACGACAGCATTGAGTCGCTCAGAGAACTCAACAAAAAAGAAGGTGACGATGATGAAATCAAGAAGATGATTAAAGAGGAAGCGGAAATATATCTATCACGACTGAAGCAGATAGACAGCGACCTGCAAGCGGTATTACTGCAACCTTATTTATCAGATGGTGGTATCCTATTAGAAGTTACTGCAGGCGCCGGCGGCCAAGAAGCGATGCTTTTTGCACGAGAACTCTTTGATTTGTATGACTCATATGCAAAGTACAAGGACTGGGATGTAAATATAGCATCAATTGAAAAGTCTGACATTGGGGGGTTACGGAAAGGCTCAATGTTGATATCGGGCATTGGTGTCCCAGAGCTCATGAGAGTTGAGGCTGGAGTACACAGAGTCCAAAGAATCCCGTCAACTGAGAAAGGAGGCCGTATACACACTAGCACTGTATCTGTAGCAGTTTTACCTCAACCTACAGAAGTTGAATTGGATATCCCCGAACGGGATATTTCGATAGAAacaaaacgagcaagtggtgcTGGTGGACAACATGTCAATACAACTGATAGCGCTGTGCGAATTACTCACCTGCCCACCGGTACTGTAGTTGACTGCCAAGAAGGTAGGTCTCAGATAAAGAACAAAGAGATTGCAATGCAGAAATTAAGAACACTCCTGCTACAGAAACAGCTTGAAGAACAATCTTCAAAGGTCAATGCTGAGAGAAAATCACAG ATTGGTTCAAGCAATCGAAATGAGAAAATCAGAACATACAACTATCCTCAAGACAGAGTGACGGAACACCGCCAGGGTGGGGGCACGGTCCACAGCCTCAAGACCTTCATGGAAGGTGGTGAACAACTAGAGCAGTTGCAAGAATCCCTGCTTCGTGAGCACCAGTACCAAACTGTCATGGATGATATCGAAGACTTCAttaagaaatatgaaaatgcgGGCACAAATTAG